The Janthinobacterium lividum genome has a window encoding:
- a CDS encoding ABC-type transport auxiliary lipoprotein family protein: MHIPRNITALAMAAVFLLGGCASRGPVPTFYDFGPAAPLAAAQAAAPAVPVLVIADANGPSWLDSQRMYYRLLYADAQQSRPYAYNRWNTPPLQLLSQRLKTRVAQSGVKVLATTDAAAGMPLLRIDVDDFSQNFDTQTQSSGHVSLRASVFRGHRLIDQKTFSRSGPAGSADAQGGAQALAAASDAIAADLLAWLGTLNLPKE, translated from the coding sequence ATGCATATCCCACGCAATATCACCGCGCTGGCCATGGCCGCCGTATTCCTGCTGGGCGGTTGCGCCAGCCGCGGCCCCGTCCCCACGTTTTACGATTTCGGCCCGGCAGCGCCGCTGGCCGCCGCGCAAGCGGCTGCGCCAGCCGTGCCCGTGCTGGTGATCGCCGACGCCAACGGCCCCTCCTGGCTGGACAGCCAGCGCATGTATTACCGCTTGCTGTACGCCGATGCACAGCAATCGCGGCCGTACGCCTACAACCGCTGGAACACGCCGCCGCTGCAACTGCTGAGCCAGCGCCTGAAAACCCGCGTGGCGCAGAGCGGCGTGAAAGTGCTGGCGACCACGGACGCGGCCGCCGGCATGCCCCTGCTGCGCATCGATGTCGATGATTTTTCGCAAAACTTCGATACGCAGACGCAAAGCAGCGGCCATGTGTCGCTGCGCGCCTCGGTCTTTCGCGGCCACCGCCTGATCGACCAGAAAACCTTCAGCCGCAGCGGCCCGGCAGGCAGCGCCGATGCGCAAGGGGGCGCGCAGGCGCTGGCGGCGGCATCGGATGCCATCGCCGCCGACCTGCTGGCCTGGCTGGGCACGCTGAACCTGCCGAAAGAGTGA